In the Caldisalinibacter kiritimatiensis genome, one interval contains:
- a CDS encoding biotin--[acetyl-CoA-carboxylase] ligase, translating into MKGKILELLKKNKGDFVSGQKISEELNVSRTAIWKYMNQLKDEGYEIESVSRKGYRLILTPDVLTYDEIKDLLKTKRIGRDILYFNSIDSTNSKAKQLASDGKGEGTVIISEEQTKGRGRLGRNWVSPKGKGVWMSIIIRPDIQPIDASKITQVTAAAVSKSILELGIKNYIKWPNDIIINNKKVCGILTEMSGELNKINYIVIGIGINVNLDENEIPNDIKDIATSLKIESGKKVSRKQLVANIFNNFEELYEELLNKNEITHSIEICKENSAVLGKEIRVIFRNKEIRGKAVDLTDEGELLIENQEGKIQKIISGEVSIRGVNGYV; encoded by the coding sequence TTGAAAGGGAAGATATTAGAACTTTTAAAGAAGAATAAAGGAGACTTTGTATCAGGACAGAAGATAAGTGAAGAATTGAATGTTAGCAGAACAGCTATTTGGAAATACATGAACCAGTTAAAGGATGAGGGCTATGAAATAGAATCAGTATCTAGAAAGGGATATAGACTTATATTAACTCCAGATGTATTAACATATGATGAAATAAAGGATTTATTAAAAACAAAAAGAATTGGTAGAGATATATTGTATTTTAACTCTATAGATTCCACAAACAGTAAGGCAAAACAACTAGCGTCTGACGGAAAAGGAGAAGGTACAGTTATAATATCAGAAGAACAAACAAAGGGACGAGGAAGATTAGGGAGAAACTGGGTATCCCCTAAAGGGAAAGGTGTGTGGATGTCTATAATTATACGACCAGATATACAGCCAATAGATGCTTCTAAAATTACACAAGTAACTGCAGCGGCTGTATCTAAATCTATATTAGAGCTTGGTATAAAAAACTATATTAAATGGCCAAACGATATAATTATAAACAATAAAAAAGTATGTGGTATATTAACAGAAATGAGCGGAGAATTAAATAAAATTAATTATATAGTAATAGGTATAGGTATTAATGTAAACTTAGACGAAAATGAGATACCAAATGACATAAAGGATATAGCTACATCGTTAAAAATAGAAAGTGGAAAAAAGGTTTCTAGAAAGCAATTAGTAGCTAATATATTCAATAACTTTGAAGAATTATATGAAGAGCTTTTAAATAAAAATGAGATTACTCATTCTATAGAAATTTGTAAAGAAAACTCTGCAGTATTAGGGAAAGAAATAAGAGTTATATTTAGAAATAAAGAAATAAGGGGTAAAGCTGTTGACCTAACCGATGAAGGCGAATTATTGATAGAGAATCAAGAAGGAAAAATACAAAAAATAATTTCAGGAGAGGTTTCAATAAGGGGTGTAAATGGATATGTATAG